One Actinomycetes bacterium DNA segment encodes these proteins:
- a CDS encoding aminopeptidase has protein sequence MPVTPAPAERLQRYAQLAVRVGANVQPGQEVFLRADLEHAPIAEAIAEEAYRAGAFRVTVEFQDARVRRSALEHAPLEALTSAPEWMLARLRELDEAGAALISLTGNADPHAFDGLPAERVSAVPLNLAQESRRVTLGGRVTWTILAAPNPGWAGAVFGEPDVERLWAAVGVAMRLDEDDVVAAWREQHRKLSGRAGALTALGLDAVRYRGEGTDLTVGLVPGCVWTGGGLTRDDGLTYMPNLPTEEVFTSPDRSRADGTIRLTRPLVMPRAGAVVEGLVVEFAGGRIVDVTADSGVDLVRAELDTDEGARSLGEVSLVDGSSRVRAAGVVFHDTLFDENAGCHVAWGQAFPFAVAGGMDKSSEQLAALGLNTSSVHTDVVVGGPGVDVDGILPDGGVVPIIVDDRWAPEFA, from the coding sequence ATGCCTGTCACGCCCGCCCCCGCCGAGCGCCTCCAGCGCTACGCCCAGCTCGCCGTCCGCGTCGGCGCCAACGTCCAGCCCGGGCAGGAGGTCTTCCTGCGCGCCGACCTCGAGCACGCCCCGATCGCCGAGGCGATCGCCGAGGAGGCCTACCGCGCCGGGGCGTTCCGCGTGACGGTCGAGTTCCAGGACGCGCGGGTACGCCGCTCCGCGCTCGAACACGCCCCGCTCGAGGCGCTGACGTCCGCGCCGGAGTGGATGCTGGCGCGTCTTCGTGAGCTCGACGAGGCCGGAGCCGCCCTCATCAGCCTCACGGGCAACGCCGACCCGCACGCCTTCGACGGCCTCCCGGCGGAACGCGTCTCGGCCGTGCCGCTGAACCTCGCCCAGGAGTCCCGTCGGGTCACCTTGGGCGGTCGTGTCACGTGGACGATCCTGGCCGCGCCGAACCCGGGGTGGGCGGGTGCGGTGTTCGGGGAGCCCGACGTCGAGCGGTTGTGGGCCGCGGTCGGGGTCGCCATGCGCCTCGACGAGGACGACGTCGTGGCGGCGTGGCGCGAGCAGCACCGGAAGCTGTCCGGGCGCGCGGGCGCGTTGACGGCTCTCGGCCTGGACGCGGTCCGCTACCGGGGTGAGGGCACCGACCTGACCGTGGGGCTCGTGCCCGGCTGCGTCTGGACCGGTGGTGGCCTCACCCGCGACGACGGGCTGACGTACATGCCGAACCTGCCCACCGAGGAGGTCTTCACCTCCCCCGACCGCAGCCGCGCTGACGGCACGATCCGGCTGACCCGCCCGCTCGTCATGCCGCGGGCGGGCGCGGTGGTGGAGGGCCTGGTCGTCGAGTTCGCCGGCGGCCGCATCGTCGACGTCACGGCGGACAGCGGCGTGGACCTTGTCAGGGCCGAGCTCGACACCGACGAGGGAGCGCGCAGCCTGGGCGAGGTCTCCCTGGTCGACGGCTCCTCCCGCGTGCGCGCCGCCGGGGTCGTCTTCCACGACACGCTGTTCGACGAGAACGCCGGCTGCCATGTGGCCTGGGGCCAGGCCTTCCCGTTCGCCGTGGCGGGCGGGATGGACAAGTCCAGCGAGCAGCTCGCCGCCCTCGGCCTCAACACCTCGAGCGTGCACACCGACGTCGTCGTGGGCGGCCCGGGCGTCGACGTGGACGGGATCCTCCCCGACGGCGGTGTCGTCCCGATCATCGTCGACGACCGCTGGGCGCCCGAGTTCGCCTGA
- a CDS encoding pyrophosphate--fructose-6-phosphate 1-phosphotransferase — protein MPESPRRVALLTAGGLAPCLSSAVGGLIERYSVVSPDTEIIGYLDGYAGLLEGRHVEVTPEIRARAALLHRLGGSPIGNSRVKLTNVADCVRRGLVREGQDPLHVAAEQLTRDGVHVLHTIGGDDTNTTAADLAAYLAGNDYDLTVVGLPKTIDNDIVPIRQSLGAWTAAEQGAIFARNILAEHSSSPRMLIVHEVMGRHCGWLTGATAQRYREWLSEQDFPGFGHERQRWDVHAVYVPELDFDIAAESRRLEAVMDEIGCVNIFLSEGAGVDTIVEEMISRGEEPARDAFGHVKLDTINPGAWFAKQFAGLVGAEKTMVQKSGYFARSAAANAEDLALIARCTDLAVDAALRGESGVVGQDEEAGDALRVIEFPRIKGGKAFDPGSPWFEDLLAAIGQPKGQPVTAH, from the coding sequence ATGCCTGAGAGCCCACGTCGCGTCGCGCTGCTCACCGCCGGCGGGCTCGCGCCCTGCCTGTCCTCGGCCGTCGGCGGCCTCATCGAGCGCTACTCGGTCGTCTCGCCGGACACGGAGATCATCGGCTACCTCGACGGGTATGCCGGCCTGCTGGAGGGCCGCCACGTCGAGGTCACCCCGGAGATCCGGGCCAGGGCCGCGCTGCTGCACCGCCTCGGCGGGAGCCCGATCGGCAACAGCCGGGTGAAGCTCACCAACGTCGCGGACTGTGTGCGGCGCGGGCTCGTCCGGGAGGGGCAGGACCCGCTGCACGTCGCCGCGGAGCAGCTGACCCGCGACGGCGTCCACGTCCTGCACACCATCGGCGGCGACGACACGAACACGACCGCGGCGGACCTCGCCGCCTATCTCGCCGGCAACGACTACGACCTGACCGTGGTCGGCCTGCCGAAGACGATCGACAACGACATCGTGCCGATCCGGCAGAGCCTCGGCGCGTGGACGGCCGCGGAGCAGGGCGCGATCTTCGCCCGCAACATACTCGCCGAGCACTCCTCCAGCCCTCGCATGCTCATCGTGCACGAGGTGATGGGGCGCCACTGCGGCTGGCTCACCGGCGCGACGGCGCAGCGCTACCGCGAGTGGTTGTCCGAGCAGGACTTCCCCGGCTTCGGGCACGAACGGCAGCGCTGGGACGTCCACGCCGTGTACGTCCCCGAGCTGGACTTCGACATCGCCGCGGAGTCGCGTCGCCTCGAGGCGGTCATGGACGAGATCGGCTGCGTGAACATCTTCTTGTCCGAGGGTGCGGGGGTCGACACGATCGTCGAGGAGATGATCAGCCGCGGCGAGGAGCCGGCTCGCGACGCCTTCGGGCACGTGAAGCTGGACACCATCAACCCCGGAGCCTGGTTCGCGAAGCAGTTCGCCGGACTTGTTGGTGCGGAGAAGACGATGGTGCAGAAGAGCGGCTACTTCGCGCGCTCTGCGGCCGCCAATGCGGAGGACCTCGCCCTCATCGCCCGCTGCACCGACCTCGCCGTCGACGCCGCCCTGCGCGGCGAGAGCGGGGTCGTCGGCCAGGACGAGGAGGCGGGCGACGCGCTGCGCGTCATCGAGTTCCCGCGCATCAAGGGCGGCAAGGCCTTCGACCCGGGCTCGCCCTGGTTCGAGGACCTGCTCGCCGCGATCGGGCAGCCGAAGGGGCAGCCGGTCACCGCGCACTGA